One Vicinamibacterales bacterium genomic window, GACGACCCACCCGGCTCGGCGCGACCAGATCGGGCAGGCGGTGGCGGAAATCGAACGCCGTCTCGCCGACTTCGCGAAGAAGAAAAAGTAACGGCGCTCGCCGTTGCTTCGCGGCATCCCGGAGCCCGGTCGCGCAGGCGATCGGCGAGCCGGGCCGGGTGTGCCTACAGCGGCCGCCCAGGCCGCCCGCCTATCCCGGTGCGAATGTATTCCGTGTGATATCCTTCACAAGCACGCCGAAATCCTGAGTGCGTGACATAACTTCTTCAGAGCGCGAGATCATGGACGGCTGGGGCGGAATCCTACTACTGGGTGTCATCGGAGTCGGCTTCGGCATCGTCTCCGTGGTGCTGTCGTACTTCCTTGGCCCGCGCAATCCCACTCCCGAGAAGCTGGCGGCCTACGAATGCGGCATGCCGCCGGTCGGCGACGCCCGCGAACGGCAGTCGGTCAAGTTCTACCTTGTCGCGATGATCTTCCTGCTGTTCGACATCGAAGTCGCATTCCTCTATCCCTGGGCGCTCGCGATGCGCCAGTTGTCGTGGCCCGGCCTCATTCAGATCACGGTCTTCTTCCTGATCCTGGTCGTCGGCTACATCTATATCTGGCGCAAGGGCGTGCTCAACTGGGGCCCCGAATACGACCCCGATTACAGGCACGCGCCCAAACCCGGCCCCGCCGTGGTGAAGAGATACCGTTATGGGACTCGAAACTGATTACGAAATCCCGGTCCTGACGACGTCCGCTGAATTCATGATTCAGTGGGCGCGCCGCTCGGCCATCTGGCCGGTGGCGTTCGGTCTGGCCTGCTGTGCGATCGAGATGATGGCGACGGGCGCCAGCCGCTACGACCTGGCGCGCTTTGGCGCCGAAGTGTTCCGCGGCTCGCCCCGGCAGGCAGACCTGATGATCATTGCCGGCCGCCTGTCGCGCAAGATGGCGCCGGCGATGCGCCGCATTTACGACCAGATGCCCGAGCCGAAGTGGGTGATCTCGATGGGCGCCTGCGCGTCGTGCGGCGGCGTGTTCGACAACTACGCCATCGTCCAGGGTTCCGACCAGGTCGTGCCGGTTGACGTGTTCATTCCCGGCTGCCCGCCGCGTCCCGAGGCGCTGATCTACGGCATCGTGCAGCTGCAGAAGAAGATCGCCGCCTCGAAGCTCGATCAGACCCCGAAGGTCCGCATCGCATGACCGCCGACGAACTGATCGCCGCGATCGCGCCCGCGATTCCCGGGGCGAGGCTCGAAGCGCTGGCCTCGGCGGACGCCGCCGTGACGCCGACGATCGGGGTGCCGCGCGAGTTCATCGTCCAGGCGTGCCGCGCCTTGCAGGGCCCGGGCCTCGAGTTCGTCGCGTTCTCCGACGTCACCGCGGTCGACTTTCATCCCAACCGCCTGCCGCGCTTCGATCTTGTCTATCACCTGGTGTCGCCGCACCGCCGCGCGCGCGTCCGCTTGAAGGTGCAGATCAACGCGCAGGAAGCGGTCGCGACGCTGACGTTGCTCTACCCGGGCGCCGGCTGGCCCGAGCGCGAGCTCTACGACCTGTTTGGCATCGTGTTCGACGGTCACGCCGATCTGCGCCGGTTGATGATGCCCGATGATTGGGACGGCCATCCGCTGCGCAAGGACTACCCCGTGCAGCTGCGGAAGGACGCGCAGACCTACATGCCGCTGCAGGTCACGCAGGAAGAGTTCCAGGCGAACATGGAGCGCGATCGGTTCCAGCGCACCGCTGCCAAGCCGAAATGACGAGCGCGGCGCGCAGTGGCCGGGCGGCGGCGACGCTGCGCGAGGCCGCGCGGGCACATGAACGGGCGGCGCAGGACGTTGGCGGATTGACCCGGGCCGCCGAGGCGATGGTGACGGCGCTCGGGCAGGGGCGGAAGATTCTGGTGTTCGGCAACGGCGGCAGTGCGGCCGATGCCCAGCACTTCGTCGCCGAGTTGGTGGGACGGTACCGGGTTGAGCGTCGGGCGTGGCCGGCGATCGCGCTCTCGACGGATACCAGCATCCTGACCGCGCTCGGCAACGACTACGGGTTCGATCGGGTGTTCGCGCGGCAGGTCGAGGCGCATGGCGCGGCCGGCGATATCGCGCTGGGGATTACCACCAGCGGGAATTCACCCAACGTGCTGCGCGGGCTCGAGACGGCGAACGAACGCGGGCTGGTCACCATCGCCCTGACCGGGCGGGGAGGCGAGGCCGGCCGGCTGGCCCGGATCCAGCTCGCGGTGGATGACGACCGGACGCCGAGAATTCAGGAGGTGCACATCACGATGTTGCACATCCTTTGCGAGTGGGTTGAGGACGAGCTGAATGGCTGACGTACGCACCGAGACGATGACGGTCAACATGGGGCCGCAACATCCCAGCACGCACGGCGTGCTGCGGCTGGTGCTGGAGCTCGATGGTGAGACCGTGGTGTCGGTGTCGCCGACCGTCGGCTACCTGCACACCGGCATCGAGAAGACCTGCGAGCAGAAGAAGTGGCAGCAGGTGATCCCGCTGGTCGAGCGCATGGATTACCTCGGCGCCCAGTCCAACAGCCTGGCGTTCTGCCTGTCGGTCGAGAAGATGCTCGGCCTCGACGAGCAGATGCCGGCGCGGGTCAATGCGATCCGCGTGATGATCGCCGAACTGCAGCGCCTCAGCAGCCACCTGGTCTGGTTCGGTACGCACGCCATGGAGATCGGC contains:
- a CDS encoding NADH-quinone oxidoreductase subunit A, coding for MRDITSSEREIMDGWGGILLLGVIGVGFGIVSVVLSYFLGPRNPTPEKLAAYECGMPPVGDARERQSVKFYLVAMIFLLFDIEVAFLYPWALAMRQLSWPGLIQITVFFLILVVGYIYIWRKGVLNWGPEYDPDYRHAPKPGPAVVKRYRYGTRN
- the nuoB gene encoding NADH-quinone oxidoreductase subunit NuoB encodes the protein MGLETDYEIPVLTTSAEFMIQWARRSAIWPVAFGLACCAIEMMATGASRYDLARFGAEVFRGSPRQADLMIIAGRLSRKMAPAMRRIYDQMPEPKWVISMGACASCGGVFDNYAIVQGSDQVVPVDVFIPGCPPRPEALIYGIVQLQKKIAASKLDQTPKVRIA
- a CDS encoding NADH-quinone oxidoreductase subunit C: MTADELIAAIAPAIPGARLEALASADAAVTPTIGVPREFIVQACRALQGPGLEFVAFSDVTAVDFHPNRLPRFDLVYHLVSPHRRARVRLKVQINAQEAVATLTLLYPGAGWPERELYDLFGIVFDGHADLRRLMMPDDWDGHPLRKDYPVQLRKDAQTYMPLQVTQEEFQANMERDRFQRTAAKPK
- a CDS encoding D-sedoheptulose 7-phosphate isomerase; the protein is MTSAARSGRAAATLREAARAHERAAQDVGGLTRAAEAMVTALGQGRKILVFGNGGSAADAQHFVAELVGRYRVERRAWPAIALSTDTSILTALGNDYGFDRVFARQVEAHGAAGDIALGITTSGNSPNVLRGLETANERGLVTIALTGRGGEAGRLARIQLAVDDDRTPRIQEVHITMLHILCEWVEDELNG